TATGGTTTTTTCCAGGTACGTTTTTGTGTGATTTGTAATTTGTTAGCAAGATCCTGACCTAAGACCTAGTTGTATTACATGTATTGGATATGTGCATTTTCTCTCTTCGAATGGATAAGTCTTACACAATTGTAAAGCCTACATAAGACACTATGCATATATTGGCCAGATACATAAAATACCTATTACTAGTTACCTTATTCAACTCTCTGAAATGTTTAACCCTTATTTTAAAgcaaatatttttgttggttaATGCAGTTGGTAAACCATGGAATTCCAAGCGATGTTATAAGCAGTATGATTGACGTGAGCACAAGGTTTTTCGAGCTCCCATTTGAGGAAAGAGCCAAGTACATGTCCTCGGACATGCAATCACCAGTTAGATACGGAACTAGCTTTAACCAAAACAAAGACGATGTGTTTTGTTGGAGAGACTTCTTGAAGCTTATTTGTAATCCCATATCAGATGTTGTCCCTCATTGGCCTTCTTCTCCCGTGGACTTGAGGTGAGAAGCTTAGCTTAGCTTCAactaattttctatttaaattctctctctccaattgcTTGGCCTATAATCGCTGTCCAAGGCTTTGTTGGATTAGCTGCACCTTTCTCAACTTAAAGAACTGGTTGACTTACAAATCATGCaattatatatcaaaaaaatttatattagtaAACAATTTTGAATGACTTGTTTCAAGTTGTCTATCAAttaatgtaacttttttttacttttttcttttttaatttgtctGTCTATGATGTTGGTAATCTAGCAAATGACCAATCAagcttgttgttgttgtttaaaCAGGAGATTGGTGGCTACCTACgcaaaagaaaccaaatacttgTTCCTAATGATCATGGTGTCCATATTAGAAAGTTTAGGACTTGTGGGAACCACGGAGAACAAGACAGAAGAAGATGACATTTTAAAGGACTTTCAAGATGGGAGCCAGCTAATGGTTGTTAATTGCTACCCTCCATGTCCTGAACCCAATCTAACCCTAGGAATGCCACCTCACTCCGACTATGGATTCCTCACTCTTCTTCTCCAAGATGAGGTTGAGGGTTTACAAATACAACACCAAGACAAATGGGTCACCGTCGAACCAATCGCTAATGCCTTTGTTGTCAACGTTGGTGATCATCTTGAGGTGGGTTTATCAtattaaattaaagaataattaaaCTAAGATGACACATAAATTTGTaagaattatataataaaatctgTACGTGTCATTCATGTATGCTAACAATAGTACTATTAAATTTTGTAGATCTTTAGCAACGGGAAGTACAAGAGTGTTTTACATAGAGTCTCGGTGAATTCTATGAAGTCTCGGATATCGGTGGCTTCTTTGCATAGTCTTCCTTTCAATTACATGGTTGGGCCATCGCCTAAACTCGTCAACGAAGAGAATCCAAGGGGTTACAAGGACACTGACTTTTCTAGCTTTCTTGAGTACATTTCATCTTGTGAGCCCAAGAGGAAGAATTTCTTGGAGTCGAGGAAACTATGCTGAAGGAAAGCGAATGATTAATGGATAAAAGATGTTTAATTATGTTGACTTTGTAACATCAATTATCTTGCGTTGATTACTTGATTAGATGGAAtgtattttccttcttttttttctttttcttttttcttgagtGGGTCACGAATGGCTGTCAAACCCTAAGCTAAGCGGCTACACCCCCTCACCTGCTTGAATTGTAAGACAGATGTAGCATTTGCAATATATATAGTGTGATTTAGCTAATCTAGGGATATAGATTGTGTTGAAGATGATCTAGCTCTATTGATTGTACTGTTAGATATATAATAGTATATTTAAAGCTTTTctatattgtatatttttttttctttgtgtcttattttataatatctacctgctacattttgtttttgtatgaCATATGATCTCTGAACTCGCATCCACCCTTTAATCGCTTGAGCTAAACCAATCACTAGTCAATAGGCGGCAAATTGATTAATATCTTAATATTTATTCAAGATTTTCAAACTAATAAAACCATCTACAAACACAATTGGTAGCGCCATTAAGAATAATGTTTTATTACCCAATATTCAAGTCTCTTTTGTCGCCTACCTATCACATTTTGATATGATAGCGGTCACATCTAAGTTCTTTGAGATGGTCCACTCTAGTACtcatgataaattgataatgaGTTGTTTGTTGACCGTTATTGTTGTGTtatactttaaacaaaaagatgTTAGGGAAATAACAAATTAATGACAAAATGACTTTTATTATGTGTAAGTAACTTAAGCTATGaagtatatataattaaagttgAAGTTTGTTAGGCTAGCCTAGACAAGTATATATTTATCAATGTCCAAGTAAATATATCAAATAGCAAATCCACCCTTTAATCACTTGAGCTAAACCAATCACTAGTCAATAGGCAGCAAATTGATTAATATCTTAATATTTATTCAAGATTTTCAAACTAATAAAACCATCTACAAACACAATTGGGAACGCCATTAAGAATAATGTTTCATTACCTAGTGTTCAAGTCTCTTTTGTCGCCTACCTATCACATTTTGATATGATAGCCGTCACATTTAGGTTCTTTGAGATAGTCCACTCCGGTACtcatgataaattgataatgaGTTGTTTGTTCACTGTTATCGTTGTGTTATACTTTAGACAAAAAGATATCagggaaataaaaaattaatgacaaAATGAGTTTTATTATGTGTAAGTAACTTAAGCTATGaagtatatataattaaagttgAAGAAGTTTGTTAGGCTAGCCTAGACAAGTATATATTTATCAATGCCCAAGTAAATATATCAAATAGCAAATCCACCCTTTAATCGCTTGAGCTAAACCAATCGCTAGTCAATAGGTGGCAAATTGATTAATATCTTAATATTTATTCAAGATTTTCAAACTAATAAAACCATCTACAAACACAATTGGAAGCACCATTAAGAATAATGTTTTATTACCCAGTGTTCAAGTCTCTTTTGTCGCCTACCTATCACATTTTGATATGATAGCGGTCACATCTAAGTTCGTTGGGATAGTCCACTCGGTACtcatgataaattgataatgaGTTGTCTATTGACCGTTGACTGTTATCATTGTGTTATACTTTAGACAAAAAGATGTTAGGGAAATAACAAATTAATGACAAAATGAGTTTTATTATGTGTAAGTAATTTAAGCTATGaagtatatataattaaagttgAAGAAGTTTGTTAGGCTAGTATATCAAATAGCAAATCCACCCTTTAATCACTTGAGCTGAAATAGTCACTAGTCAATAGGCGGCAAATTGATTAATATCTTAATATTTATTCAAGACTTTCAAACTAATAAAACCATCTACAAACACAATTGGGAGCGCCACTAAGAATAATGCTTTATTACCTAGTGTTTAAGTCTCTTTTGTCACCTACCTATCACATTTTGATATGATAGCCGTCACATCTAGGTTTTTTAAGATAGTCCACTCCGGTACtcatgataaattgataatgaGTTGTTTGTTCACCATTATCTTGGTGTTATACTTTAGACAAAAAGATGTTAGGGAAATAACAAATTAATGACAAAATGAGTTTTATTATGTGTAAGTAACTTAAGCTATGaagtatatataattaaagttgAAGAAGTTTGTTAGGAGCCTAGACAAGTATATATTTATCAATGCCCAAGTAAATATATCAAATAGCAAATCCATTCCAATAAATGTATTTACCAATGTCGATATCCTCTTGTCGAATCGACCACTCATGATGGCAatgtgtgaaaaatgttatgtgtGTGTTCCTCATACATGCCTTGTGCATGTATGAGAGTGTGAATTGGTAATTATGGGGAATTGCCTAAATTTACGAAGTCACCGTCCATCATGGGATTTGTAAAGTGTGACGTGATTGGTCacttatatttatttgatattttttccaAACATATATAGAAAGGAAGTCTAGTTCTCCTACTctaaaaaagggtaaaaaaccATGTCTTGAAGCTAGAGTCATGAATTCAGGAGTTAATTACCTGTAGGAAATATTCTATGCAACCTGTGACGCTTGTCTCTCGACAACATTCTATCTTGAATTATTCATTGACATATAAAAGAGCTACTGACATTATCTTTTGGgtcaaaaatgtttttaggtttttgaaGTTGCTGTGAAAATCATATGTGACAATTATGCGTGCTTTGCGAGCTGATAGGAATTCCTACTAGATTTCTATGACGAAAATCCCACAACATTTCTCCTTATTTTCATAATAGAAATCCATAAACGATCCAAACCTAGTGCATCACTATGCACTAAACATGATCCTTACCAATATTTTGTGGTAAAATATCGGCATCATTTTGCCTTATATTTACGGTGAAAATTTGGTAAAGATTCGCATTAAGTGCATCATGGTGCACTAGCAAGGTGTTGTGCCTGTGTGTACAGGGTGCACCAACAATGTTCATGGCCAGGGAGGGGTAAGCACACATAAAGACGCATTTTACACAAAGGTGCACCAATGACTTCCCTTGTGGTGCATGTCATACACACGATGAATCCACATATATATCACTAAATAACACGAATAGGGGAAATCACACACAAAGATGCATTGTACACTCCTGGAACATGCTTACATATCTACAACATAAGCTTTGAACACTTACATACTTTACAAGgttaattagaaaattttataacCAAGGAGGGTCGTTCCTTGTCACAAATTTCCATCATCCAAAGTATACAACTTGCCTTATTGCACACATACATCACTTATAGTATATAAAAGTACAAATGACAAATGGAAGTATGCTTAAATTAAATACGATTAACCATGACCAAAGTGAAattcatgcattgatgcatgAGCATGAGTAGGAGtgtgttctttttttaataagatatttTGTTAGATAAGTCAGACATGAACTTATATGTCACATTTATAAAATCTGATAGAAGTGAGTATTATTTATACAAACTTTTCAATAAATCCATCGGTGTAATCTATTAAAAGCATTTTAACTTTAATAGAGTAACTTCCATAGTGGAGCTGCTAGGGACTATATGTTTTGTTGAATACAATGTATTTGAAAATCTTCTAATTAAGGCAGTGACTAAAACTAAGTACAACCTACCgaacacaaaaattcaaacacaaacaaacaaaagaaaaggctaGCTCTGTTCTTGTAAATGCTGTGGaaatgagccttttttttttttttctttaattaatagAATAGTCATGCATGTGTATGCttaggagtaaaaaaaaataacctcAATGCTGATCTCATCATATCTAGCAGATCCCTTGTATCATTGTATGAGGTACTATCTGACATGGCTTTTGAAAGAACTATTGTCTTGCCGGGAAATAATGATGAGTTGATTAGGAAAGATAATCAAAAGGTCTGCTATTATAAATGATTTCTATATATGATTAAAATTTTCagataatcatatatatatttttattagaacaGTTGTCATCTAATATGCTTATTGAGAAGTACACGGAAAAACTGCTATACTTTATTATAGGATATCCAAATGCAAGTTCTCAATCATTTCTTAATCTCTCTATTTGGGTAAATGTTCTAAATTGTTGCCACCTTTAAGTGaataacattatttattttccttataaGAGTTGGTATTCAAATCTCCCCCCTAGCTCTACTATTGaagtaactatcaaattatttttttgaaaaattataaattgttaTATGCTATGGAGTGGTTACTATAACTAAATTCttatttgattctaaaaataaatttcttaataaaaaaaagttattgacTATTTTAGAATATTAAGTCATTACTTGTAGATGGCCTTCAATTATACATCTAAAAGATAAAGTTGTACCTTTAGATTGTATCCTGATTCTTGAGTAcaaaactaaactatttttataatgtCTGGAAAGGGTTATGGTAGGTAACTTtactctcaaattttttatttttaataacaaaaaaagttaattcaTAAACTTGAATTCGCCACTTGTCACTTTTGATAGAAGACATTTGCCATCACACTAAAAGCCGACTATAtcctatttaaaaaaagaaaaagaaaaaaagaagtgataCTCTcctaattgaataaaaaaatctaaaacgtGTGGAGTGGTACATGGCACAAATAAAACAGAGGGAGGGGGAGGATGAACTTAAAAAATCAGAACAAAATCATTTCAAATAAGTGGGCGTCGAAGACCACTTTGATAAATACAGAAggataagagaaaaaaaaatgtctaaagACTATGAACAATAGAATAGAAATTCAAGGGCGTCTGTGTCCAATTAATCTCGTGGTTGAATTTCATTCGATGGCTCTAGCCCATGATGATATTATCATAAATCATAACTCGTTACTTGTGCCGTGACTGTGAGTGACGACCTGATCTTAGTTGACCCACAGTCCGGTCATTTTCTGCCAATGGCTTGGTTTCTAAAATTGGTAAAAATCTATAAAGTCACTGGAAACATTTCTGTGCAACTGCAATAATAGTAACATTCCTTCAGCTCACTACTTTGTACTCTTATCCTAATAATCACTCTATAAGTACAAAATAATTATGAGGTGAGAGAATAAGGGTCAAGGTTTAAGTTAGaatacattctaaaaaaaaaaaaaaaagtttaagttagaataagttagagtagaattactatttttttttaattccttttttttttagagagtttcaacctctCTTTAATTCCTTTTAACTAGCTCATttaacctcttttttttctttttttttcttttttttttcttttttttttttaaagaatcaacTCATTTAACTGGTGTTCGGCACTACTCACATTTGTATAACCCACAGGGCCACAGTGAGTGGAAGGAGTATTATTGTGGAAAATTATAGTGGGGATTCCAATAATGTCTC
The DNA window shown above is from Quercus lobata isolate SW786 chromosome 7, ValleyOak3.0 Primary Assembly, whole genome shotgun sequence and carries:
- the LOC115952059 gene encoding protein DMR6-LIKE OXYGENASE 1, with the translated sequence MSPAMVMAAKTKQNDNLESQYQKGVKHLCENGINKVPKKYILPVSDRPNMKDRELINVNKQNLKLPIIDFAELQGSNRPQVLKSLANACEQYGFFQLVNHGIPSDVISSMIDVSTRFFELPFEERAKYMSSDMQSPVRYGTSFNQNKDDVFCWRDFLKLICNPISDVVPHWPSSPVDLRRLVATYAKETKYLFLMIMVSILESLGLVGTTENKTEEDDILKDFQDGSQLMVVNCYPPCPEPNLTLGMPPHSDYGFLTLLLQDEVEGLQIQHQDKWVTVEPIANAFVVNVGDHLEIFSNGKYKSVLHRVSVNSMKSRISVASLHSLPFNYMVGPSPKLVNEENPRGYKDTDFSSFLEYISSCEPKRKNFLESRKLC